Genomic window (Pseudomonas sp. MM211):
TCTGGCTGTCGTCGGCGAAAACCCCGTGCAGCACCTCCTGCGCCTTGAGCGCCGACAGCACAGGCTTCAGGGCATAATCCACCGCCAGCATGTGGGCGCTGCTGCCACCCGTGGCGATAGGCAGTACCACCTTGTGATGCAGGGCGCGCTCGGGCAGCACGTCGAGCAGGGTTTTCAGCGCCCCGGAAAACGAGGCCTTGTACACCGGCGTCGCTACGATCAGCCCGTCAGCAGCGGCCACGTGGGCCTGCAAACCCTGAATCCGCGGGCTGTCGAAACGAGCGAAGAGCAGATCCTCGGCCTCGAAGTCGCGCACCTGGTAACTCACTACCTCAACGCCATGGGACTGCAGCCACTGTCGCGCCTTGTCGAGCAGCACGTTGGAGCGCGACTTCTGGCTTGGGCTGCCGCCCAGCAAAACCACCAACATGGGACGTCCTTATTTATTCGGCTGTGGGGTGAGACGCAGGTAGGGCTTCACGGCGCGATAGCCTTTGGGGAAGCGCTGCTTGATTTCGTCTTCGTCTTTCAGCGACGGCACGATCACCACATCGTCACCGTCCTGCCAATTGGCCGGAGTGGCCACCTTGTGGCTGTCGGTGAGTTGCAGCGAGTCGACCACG
Coding sequences:
- the ssuE gene encoding NADPH-dependent FMN reductase; its protein translation is MLVVLLGGSPSQKSRSNVLLDKARQWLQSHGVEVVSYQVRDFEAEDLLFARFDSPRIQGLQAHVAAADGLIVATPVYKASFSGALKTLLDVLPERALHHKVVLPIATGGSSAHMLAVDYALKPVLSALKAQEVLHGVFADDSQIAYTDTGGDLVPILEQRLDDALQHLIQALNRRPQPIEPGLLNERLISGRWSA